The Arachis duranensis cultivar V14167 chromosome 2, aradu.V14167.gnm2.J7QH, whole genome shotgun sequence genome has a window encoding:
- the LOC107472664 gene encoding ribose-phosphate pyrophosphokinase 1 isoform X2, with protein sequence MSTLLHSHSASSSAFTLPSPRRRSAPINPLPRFSHQNAVRCKLIEPLKFDNGRATNQTEMLIGGSGTAIPSFLVAPNTRVQDLVNKNDTRLRIFSGTANPALAQEIACYLGLQLGKIKIKRFADGEIYVQLQESVRGCDVFLVQPTCPPANENLMELLIMIDACRRASAKNITAVIPYFGYARADRKTQGRESIAAKLVANLITEAGANRVLACDLHSGQAMGYFDIPVDHVYGQPVILDYLASKTICSDDLVVVSPDVGGVARARAFAKKLSDAPLAIVDKRRHGHNVAEVMNLIGDVKGKVAVMVDDMIDTAGTIAKGAALLHQEGAREVYACSTHAVFSPPAIERLSSGLFQEVIITNTIPVAEQNYFPQLTVLSVANLLGETVWRVHDDCSVSSIFL encoded by the exons ATGTCTACTCTACTCCACTCCCACTCTGCTTCTTCCTCCGCCTTCACTCTTCCCTCGCCACGTCGTCGTTCCGCTCCAATCAATCCTCTCCCTCGATTCTCTCACCAAAACGCCGTC AGGTGCAAGCTCATAGAGCCGTTGAAGTTCGATAATGGCAGAGCAACCAATCAAACTGAGATGCTTATTGGCGGCAGCGGAACCGCCATTCCGAGTTTTCTTGTAGCGCCCAACACGCGCGTGCAGGATTTGGTCAACAAGAATGATACCCGTCTCAGAATATTCTCCGGTACTGCAAATCCTGCTCTTGCTCAG GAAATTGCGTGCTACTTGGGGCTGCAGCTGGGGAAAATTAAGATTAAGCGTTTTGCTGATGGTGAGATATATGTTCAGCTGCAAGAGAGTGTCAGAGGGTGTGATGTGTTTCTTGTACAGCCCACATGTCCACCCGCCAATGAGAATCTTATGGAGCTACTCATAATGATTGATGCCTGCAGGAGAGCTTCAGCCAAAAATATTACTGCAGTCATTCCATATTTTGGATATGCTAGAGCTGATAGAAAG ACACAAGGGCGTGAATCCATTGCAGCCAAGCTTGTAGCAAATTTAATTACTGAAGCAGGTGCAAACCGTGTTCTCGCTTGCGATCTCCATTCTGGGCAGGCCATGGGCTATTTTGATATTCCAGTTGATCATGTGTATGGACAG CCAGTTATACTTGATTACCTTGCCAGCAAGACTATTTGTTCAGATGATTTGGTAGTTGTCTCGCCTGATGTTGGTGGTGTTGCTAGAGCACGTGCTTTTGCCAAAAAATTATCTGATGCTCCTTTAGCTATTGTTGATAAAAGGCGACATGGGCATAATGTTGCTGAG GTGATGAATTTGATAGGTGATGTAAAAGGAAAGGTAGCCGTGATGGTAGATGACATGATTGATACAGCTG GAACCATTGCCAAAGGTGCAGCACTATTGCATCAAGAAGGGGCAAGAGAAGTCTATGCATGCAGTACACATGCTGTTTTCAG TCCTCCTGCTATAGAAAGGTTGTCAAGCGGCTTGTTTCAAGAAGTCATCATAACGAATACAATTCCAGTGGCGGAACAGAATTATTTTCCACAGCTAACTGTCCTATCAGTGGCGAACCTTCTGGGCGAGACTGTATGGCGTGTTCATGATGACTGCTCAGTGAGTAGCATATTTCTGTAA
- the LOC107472664 gene encoding ribose-phosphate pyrophosphokinase 1 isoform X1, with protein MSTLLHSHSASSSAFTLPSPRRRSAPINPLPRFSHQNAVRCKLIEPLKFDNGRATNQTEMLIGGSGTAIPSFLVAPNTRVQDLVNKNDTRLRIFSGTANPALAQEIACYLGLQLGKIKIKRFADGEIYVQLQESVRGCDVFLVQPTCPPANENLMELLIMIDACRRASAKNITAVIPYFGYARADRKTQGRESIAAKLVANLITEAGANRVLACDLHSGQAMGYFDIPVDHVYGQPVILDYLASKTICSDDLVVVSPDVGGVARARAFAKKLSDAPLAIVDKRRHGHNVAEVMNLIGDVKGKVAVMVDDMIDTAGTIAKGAALLHQEGAREVYACSTHAVFSPPAIERLSSGLFQEVIITNTIPVAEQNYFPQLTVLSVANLLGETVWRVHDDCSGGIEPYSSLGID; from the exons ATGTCTACTCTACTCCACTCCCACTCTGCTTCTTCCTCCGCCTTCACTCTTCCCTCGCCACGTCGTCGTTCCGCTCCAATCAATCCTCTCCCTCGATTCTCTCACCAAAACGCCGTC AGGTGCAAGCTCATAGAGCCGTTGAAGTTCGATAATGGCAGAGCAACCAATCAAACTGAGATGCTTATTGGCGGCAGCGGAACCGCCATTCCGAGTTTTCTTGTAGCGCCCAACACGCGCGTGCAGGATTTGGTCAACAAGAATGATACCCGTCTCAGAATATTCTCCGGTACTGCAAATCCTGCTCTTGCTCAG GAAATTGCGTGCTACTTGGGGCTGCAGCTGGGGAAAATTAAGATTAAGCGTTTTGCTGATGGTGAGATATATGTTCAGCTGCAAGAGAGTGTCAGAGGGTGTGATGTGTTTCTTGTACAGCCCACATGTCCACCCGCCAATGAGAATCTTATGGAGCTACTCATAATGATTGATGCCTGCAGGAGAGCTTCAGCCAAAAATATTACTGCAGTCATTCCATATTTTGGATATGCTAGAGCTGATAGAAAG ACACAAGGGCGTGAATCCATTGCAGCCAAGCTTGTAGCAAATTTAATTACTGAAGCAGGTGCAAACCGTGTTCTCGCTTGCGATCTCCATTCTGGGCAGGCCATGGGCTATTTTGATATTCCAGTTGATCATGTGTATGGACAG CCAGTTATACTTGATTACCTTGCCAGCAAGACTATTTGTTCAGATGATTTGGTAGTTGTCTCGCCTGATGTTGGTGGTGTTGCTAGAGCACGTGCTTTTGCCAAAAAATTATCTGATGCTCCTTTAGCTATTGTTGATAAAAGGCGACATGGGCATAATGTTGCTGAG GTGATGAATTTGATAGGTGATGTAAAAGGAAAGGTAGCCGTGATGGTAGATGACATGATTGATACAGCTG GAACCATTGCCAAAGGTGCAGCACTATTGCATCAAGAAGGGGCAAGAGAAGTCTATGCATGCAGTACACATGCTGTTTTCAG TCCTCCTGCTATAGAAAGGTTGTCAAGCGGCTTGTTTCAAGAAGTCATCATAACGAATACAATTCCAGTGGCGGAACAGAATTATTTTCCACAGCTAACTGTCCTATCAGTGGCGAACCTTCTGGGCGAGACTGTATGGCGTGTTCATGATGACTGCTCA